The following are encoded together in the Lathyrus oleraceus cultivar Zhongwan6 chromosome 3, CAAS_Psat_ZW6_1.0, whole genome shotgun sequence genome:
- the LOC127132023 gene encoding endoglucanase 9-like, translating to MAFTTTMLSWSTIEYGKRMGPQMKEARAAIRYAADYFLKCATSTPGRLYVGVGDPNVDHKCWERPEDMDTVRTVYYVSSKNPVSDVAAETAAALAAASIVFRKVDPSYSELLLRTAQKVYQFALQYQGSYSNSLGSAACPFYCSYSGFMDELLWGAAWLFRATNAIYYYKLVKSLGADDQPDIFSWDNKYAGAHVLLSKRALLNGDKNFDQYRQEADNFMCKVLPYSPPSTTQCTQGGLMFKLPESNLQYVTAITFLLTTYSKYMSATKHTFNCGNVFITTNTCRQANILVQLVHELT from the coding sequence ATTGAATATGGTAAAAGAATGGGACCTCAAATGAAAGAAGCACGTGCCGCGATTCGTTATGCCGCCGATTATTTCCTCAAATGCGCAACATCAACACCCGGAAGACTTTATGTCGGTGTCGGAGATCCAAACGTCGATCACAAATGCTGGGAAAGACCAGAAGATATGGATACTGTTAGAACTGTTTATTATGTATCTTCGAAGAATCCCGTTTCTGATGTTGCTGCTGAAACTGCCGCCGCACTTGCTGCAGCTTCTATTGTTTTCAGAAAAGTTGATCCATCTTATTCTGAGCTTTTGTTGAGAACTGCACAGAAGGTTTATCAGTTTGCTTTGCAGTATCAAGGTTCATATAGTAATTCACTCGGTTCCGCTGCTTGTCCGTTTTATTGCTCATATTCCGGATTCATGGATGAACTATTGTGGGGAGCTGCATGGCTTTTTAGAGCAACAAATGCAATTTACTATTACAAATTGGTGAAATCTTTGGGAGCTGATGATCAACCTGATATCTTCAGTTGGGATAACAAATATGCTGGTGCACATGTTCTTCTTTCAAAGAGAGCATTGTTGAACGGCGATAAGAACTTTGACCAGTATAGACAAGAAGCCGATAACTTTATGTGCAAGGTCTTGCCTTACTCACCCCCTTCAACTACACAATGTACGCAAGGAGGACTCATGTTCAAGTTACCTGAGAGCAATCTCCAATATGTGACAGCTATAACATTCTTGCTTACAACCTATTCAAAGTATATGTCAGCAACAAAACACACATTTAACTGCGGCAACGTCTTCATCACAACCAATACCTGTAGACAAGCCAACATCCTTGTTCAGCTAGTCCATGAACTAACTTGA